From Anopheles arabiensis isolate DONGOLA chromosome 3, AaraD3, whole genome shotgun sequence, a single genomic window includes:
- the LOC120904009 gene encoding segmentation polarity homeobox protein engrailed isoform X2, giving the protein MALEDRCSPQSAPSPPHHHHSSQSPTSTTTVTMATASPVPACTTTTSTTSTSGASATSSPTRDEMSLVVPISPLHIKQEPLGSDGPMPAQPPHHHQHPHHHQLPHHPHHQHHPQQQPSPQTSPPASISFSITNILSDRFGKATAEQQQQPHPQPPAIREPISPGPIHPAVLLPYPQHVLHPAHHPALLHPAYHTGLHHYYQPSPSHPQPIVPQPQRASLERRDSLFRPYDISKSPRLCSSNGSSSATPLPLHPYHTDSDCSTQDSTSAPSPATYGDIASPSSASSAMTTPATTSSPTGSVYDYSRKASALDHRAALLNGFSAAASYPKLHEEIINSHRKFQAKLIESQTKAALAAAATAAAAAASATPHNMPPLGSLCKTVSQIGQHVAGTGSLNGSSSAANGASNGGSGAPATAKPTPKPIPKPAPSSETNGSSSQDAGMESSDDAKSETSSTKDGSENGSNLWPAWVYCTRYSDRPSSGPRYRRTKQPKEKGDSEEKRPRTAFSNAQLQRLKNEFNENRYLTEKRRQTLSAELGLNEAQIKIWFQNKRAKIKKSSSEKNPLALQLMAQGYK; this is encoded by the exons ATGGCCCTAGAAGATCGCTGCAGTCCCCAGAGTGCTCCTAGTCCACCGCATCATCACCACAGTAGCCAGAGCCCGACGAGCACGACCACGGTTACGATGGCAACGGCAAGTCCTGTGCCCgcctgcaccaccaccaccagcaccaccagcacctcTGGCGCTAGCGCGACTAGTTCGCCTACCCGCGACGAGATGTCGCTAGTGGTACCGATCTCTCCGCTGCACATCAAGCAGGAACCGCTCGGCAGCGATGGACCGATGCCAGCGCAGCcacctcaccaccaccagcatccccaccaccaccagctaccccatcatccccatcatcagcatcatccgcagcagcagccctccCCGCAGACCTCCCCGCCCGCCAGCATATCCTTTTCCATCACCAACATCTTGAGCGATCGGTTTGGCAAGGCAACggccgaacagcagcagcagccccatcCGCAACCTCCTGCCATCCGCGAACCGATCAGCCCCGGACCGATCCATCCCGCGGTGCTCCTGCCCTACCCACAGCACGTGCTCCACCCTGCGCACCATCCGGCCCTGCTCCATCCAGCGTACCACACCGGCCTTCACCATTACTACCAGCCGTCGCCATCGCATCCACAGCCGATTGTGCCCCAGCCTCAGCGAGCGTCTCTGGAGCGAAGGGACAGCCTGTTCCGGCCGTACGACATCAGCAAGAGCCCGCGCCTTTGCAGCAGCAATGGAAGCAGCTCGGCCACCCCTCTGCCCCTCCATCCGTACCACACGGACAGCGATTGCTCGACGCAGGATTCAACGTCCGCCCCGAGTCCCGCCACGTACGGTGATATCGCTTCGCCCTCGTCCGCCTCCTCCGCCATGACCACGCCGGCCACTACCAGCAGTCCCACGGGCAGTGTGTACGACTATAGCCGCAAAGCGAGCGCCCTGGACCATCGAGCCGCGCTGCTGAATGGATTCAGTGCAGCCGCCAGCTACCCCAAACTCCACGAAGAGATCATCAACAGCCACCGCAAGTTCCAGGCGAAGCTGATCGAATCGCAAACGAAGGCGGCACTGGCTGCGGCGGCCACGGCTGCTGCGGCGGCCGCTTCCGCGACACCCCACAACATGCCACCGCTGGGCAGTTTGTGCAAGACGGTGTCACAGATCGGACAGCATGTGGCCGGTACGGGCAGCTTGAACGGATCGAGCAGTGCAGCGAATGGGGCGTCGAATGGTGGTTCCGGTGCTCCGGCCACTGCCAAACCAACGCCAAAGCCCATCCCGAAACCAGCGCCGAGCTCGGAAACCAATGGTTCCTCGTCGCAGGACGCTGGCATGGAGTCGTCGGACGATGCGAAGTCGGAAACGAGCAGCACCAAGGATGGAAGCGAAAATGGCAGCAATCTGTGGCCGGCCTGGGTGTACTGCACGCGGTACAGCGATCGTCCAAGCTCTG GTCCTCGCTACAGACGCACGAAGCAGCCGAAGGAAAAGGGCGACAGTGAGGAGAAGCGCCCACGGACAGCCTTTTCCAATGCGCAACTGCAAAGACTGAAG AATGAGTTCAACGAAAATCGCTATCTGACGGAAAAGCGGCGGCAAACGCTCAGTGCCGAGCTGGGGCTGAACGAGGCGCAAATCAAGATCTGGTTCCAGAACAAGCGGGCCAAGATCAAGAAGAGCTCGTCGGAGAAGAACCCGCTCGCCCTCCAGCTGATGGCCCAAG GGTACAAGTAG
- the LOC120904009 gene encoding segmentation polarity homeobox protein engrailed isoform X1, whose amino-acid sequence MALEDRCSPQSAPSPPHHHHSSQSPTSTTTVTMATASPVPACTTTTSTTSTSGASATSSPTRDEMSLVVPISPLHIKQEPLGSDGPMPAQPPHHHQHPHHHQLPHHPHHQHHPQQQPSPQTSPPASISFSITNILSDRFGKATAEQQQQPHPQPPAIREPISPGPIHPAVLLPYPQHVLHPAHHPALLHPAYHTGLHHYYQPSPSHPQPIVPQPQRASLERRDSLFRPYDISKSPRLCSSNGSSSATPLPLHPYHTDSDCSTQDSTSAPSPATYGDIASPSSASSAMTTPATTSSPTGSVYDYSRKASALDHRAALLNGFSAAASYPKLHEEIINSHRKFQAKLIESQTKAALAAAATAAAAAASATPHNMPPLGSLCKTVSQIGQHVAGTGSLNGSSSAANGASNGGSGAPATAKPTPKPIPKPAPSSETNGSSSQDAGMESSDDAKSETSSTKDGSENGSNLWPAWVYCTRYSDRPSSGPRYRRTKQPKEKGDSEEKRPRTAFSNAQLQRLKNEFNENRYLTEKRRQTLSAELGLNEAQIKIWFQNKRAKIKKSSSEKNPLALQLMAQGLYNHSTVPLTKEEEELEMRMNGQIP is encoded by the exons ATGGCCCTAGAAGATCGCTGCAGTCCCCAGAGTGCTCCTAGTCCACCGCATCATCACCACAGTAGCCAGAGCCCGACGAGCACGACCACGGTTACGATGGCAACGGCAAGTCCTGTGCCCgcctgcaccaccaccaccagcaccaccagcacctcTGGCGCTAGCGCGACTAGTTCGCCTACCCGCGACGAGATGTCGCTAGTGGTACCGATCTCTCCGCTGCACATCAAGCAGGAACCGCTCGGCAGCGATGGACCGATGCCAGCGCAGCcacctcaccaccaccagcatccccaccaccaccagctaccccatcatccccatcatcagcatcatccgcagcagcagccctccCCGCAGACCTCCCCGCCCGCCAGCATATCCTTTTCCATCACCAACATCTTGAGCGATCGGTTTGGCAAGGCAACggccgaacagcagcagcagccccatcCGCAACCTCCTGCCATCCGCGAACCGATCAGCCCCGGACCGATCCATCCCGCGGTGCTCCTGCCCTACCCACAGCACGTGCTCCACCCTGCGCACCATCCGGCCCTGCTCCATCCAGCGTACCACACCGGCCTTCACCATTACTACCAGCCGTCGCCATCGCATCCACAGCCGATTGTGCCCCAGCCTCAGCGAGCGTCTCTGGAGCGAAGGGACAGCCTGTTCCGGCCGTACGACATCAGCAAGAGCCCGCGCCTTTGCAGCAGCAATGGAAGCAGCTCGGCCACCCCTCTGCCCCTCCATCCGTACCACACGGACAGCGATTGCTCGACGCAGGATTCAACGTCCGCCCCGAGTCCCGCCACGTACGGTGATATCGCTTCGCCCTCGTCCGCCTCCTCCGCCATGACCACGCCGGCCACTACCAGCAGTCCCACGGGCAGTGTGTACGACTATAGCCGCAAAGCGAGCGCCCTGGACCATCGAGCCGCGCTGCTGAATGGATTCAGTGCAGCCGCCAGCTACCCCAAACTCCACGAAGAGATCATCAACAGCCACCGCAAGTTCCAGGCGAAGCTGATCGAATCGCAAACGAAGGCGGCACTGGCTGCGGCGGCCACGGCTGCTGCGGCGGCCGCTTCCGCGACACCCCACAACATGCCACCGCTGGGCAGTTTGTGCAAGACGGTGTCACAGATCGGACAGCATGTGGCCGGTACGGGCAGCTTGAACGGATCGAGCAGTGCAGCGAATGGGGCGTCGAATGGTGGTTCCGGTGCTCCGGCCACTGCCAAACCAACGCCAAAGCCCATCCCGAAACCAGCGCCGAGCTCGGAAACCAATGGTTCCTCGTCGCAGGACGCTGGCATGGAGTCGTCGGACGATGCGAAGTCGGAAACGAGCAGCACCAAGGATGGAAGCGAAAATGGCAGCAATCTGTGGCCGGCCTGGGTGTACTGCACGCGGTACAGCGATCGTCCAAGCTCTG GTCCTCGCTACAGACGCACGAAGCAGCCGAAGGAAAAGGGCGACAGTGAGGAGAAGCGCCCACGGACAGCCTTTTCCAATGCGCAACTGCAAAGACTGAAG AATGAGTTCAACGAAAATCGCTATCTGACGGAAAAGCGGCGGCAAACGCTCAGTGCCGAGCTGGGGCTGAACGAGGCGCAAATCAAGATCTGGTTCCAGAACAAGCGGGCCAAGATCAAGAAGAGCTCGTCGGAGAAGAACCCGCTCGCCCTCCAGCTGATGGCCCAAGGTCTGTACAATCACTCGACCGTGCCGCTCacgaaggaggaggaagagctCGAGATGCGCATGAACGGACAGATcccgtaa